A genomic stretch from Terriglobus sp. RCC_193 includes:
- a CDS encoding ScpA family protein gives MSDTTAELEQEQSVTAEEQAAPAAEPLVLQSPPVPEPPKPVKKKEPAPSKEEVSQSPFLLTVGKVYEGPLDLLLDLIRKQSIDIYDIPIAKITAQFLMYTEQIKQTDVDSAGDFIYTAALLIHIKSKMLLPREASGIAAGEIEDPRRELVERLLEHERFKAAAQMLMQKQQIEDATWTQPGIREFKEQASAEREIAADTDDLARVFQEILERLRTRPVLNVNEETVTVAQMIEYTKRRLMLEDKPTSLRRLLANTHSQQALICMFLAMLELVRLQAIMLRQSDKFGDILIKKTDEFDEVLAHQERMRDDWR, from the coding sequence GTGAGCGACACGACCGCAGAACTGGAACAGGAACAGTCCGTGACGGCTGAGGAACAGGCTGCACCCGCAGCAGAGCCGCTGGTTCTGCAATCGCCGCCCGTGCCCGAGCCGCCTAAACCGGTGAAGAAGAAAGAGCCCGCGCCCTCGAAAGAAGAGGTTTCGCAGTCCCCTTTTCTGCTGACCGTAGGCAAGGTGTATGAAGGTCCTCTGGATCTGTTGCTGGACCTGATCCGCAAGCAGTCCATTGACATCTACGACATTCCGATTGCAAAGATCACCGCGCAGTTTCTGATGTACACGGAACAGATCAAGCAGACGGATGTGGACTCCGCGGGCGACTTCATCTACACCGCCGCGCTGCTGATCCATATCAAGAGCAAGATGCTGCTGCCGCGCGAGGCTTCCGGCATTGCGGCTGGCGAAATTGAAGATCCACGTCGCGAGCTGGTGGAACGCCTGCTGGAGCACGAACGCTTCAAGGCCGCTGCGCAGATGCTGATGCAGAAGCAGCAGATTGAAGATGCCACGTGGACGCAGCCCGGTATCCGCGAGTTCAAGGAACAGGCCAGCGCGGAACGCGAGATTGCCGCGGATACCGACGATCTGGCACGTGTGTTCCAGGAGATTCTGGAGCGGCTGCGCACGCGTCCTGTGCTGAACGTGAACGAAGAGACGGTCACGGTGGCGCAGATGATTGAATACACGAAGCGTCGCCTGATGCTGGAAGACAAGCCCACCAGCCTGCGTCGACTGCTGGCGAACACACATTCGCAACAGGCGCTGATCTGCATGTTCCTGGCAATGCTGGAGCTGGTGCGCCTGCAGGCGATCATGCTGCGGCAGAGCGATAAGTTCGGCGACATCCTGATCAAGAAGACAGATGAGTTTGACGAGGTGCTTGCGCACCAGGAACGCATGCGCGACGACTGGCGCTAA
- a CDS encoding cytochrome P460 family protein, which yields MTAVVSGLILIGGACFSSAVYARNADIPAISLPGDYRDWKLISVAHEAGALNDIRAILGNDVAVAAYRNGAQTFPDGAMIVRVAWAYTPSEENNRTFGREQSFIAGEPTNIQLMIKDAEKFKATGGWGYAQFASANTPNSVKDPANQCFHCHQAVQSRDYLFTRYAR from the coding sequence ATGACTGCAGTCGTATCCGGCTTGATCTTGATAGGTGGCGCCTGTTTCTCATCTGCTGTCTACGCGCGAAACGCAGACATACCTGCCATCAGCCTTCCCGGCGACTACCGCGACTGGAAACTAATCTCCGTTGCGCATGAAGCAGGCGCGCTGAACGACATCCGTGCCATCCTGGGCAACGATGTGGCAGTAGCTGCGTATCGCAACGGTGCGCAAACATTTCCCGATGGCGCCATGATCGTGCGCGTGGCCTGGGCCTATACGCCTTCTGAGGAAAACAACCGCACCTTCGGTCGCGAGCAGTCTTTCATCGCAGGAGAGCCAACCAACATCCAGTTAATGATCAAAGACGCGGAGAAGTTCAAGGCAACCGGCGGCTGGGGCTATGCACAGTTTGCCAGCGCGAACACACCGAACTCCGTCAAGGACCCGGCGAACCAGTGCTTCCACTGCCATCAGGCGGTGCAGTCGCGCGATTACCTCTTCACACGTTACGCGCGATAA
- a CDS encoding O-acetyl-ADP-ribose deacetylase: MGRLDSILADITTLQVDAIVNAANQQLKGGGGVDGAIHRAAGEQQLLAATAKFGGCATGDAVPTPGFRLPAKWIFHTVGPVWSVARGGTAAEERADALLASCYRRCMELAREYDVRSIAFPAISTGIYHFPPDRAARIAVATVNQALQGSGVEQVIFCAYNEETHALYCNLLR, from the coding sequence GTGGGCAGGTTAGACAGCATTCTGGCGGACATTACCACCCTGCAGGTGGACGCGATCGTGAACGCCGCCAACCAGCAATTGAAGGGTGGCGGAGGCGTCGACGGAGCCATCCACCGCGCTGCTGGCGAACAGCAACTGCTGGCCGCAACGGCAAAATTTGGCGGTTGCGCCACCGGCGACGCCGTCCCCACACCCGGCTTCCGCCTGCCCGCCAAGTGGATCTTTCACACCGTCGGCCCGGTCTGGAGCGTCGCTCGCGGTGGAACAGCCGCAGAGGAACGCGCCGATGCTCTGCTGGCAAGCTGCTATCGCCGCTGCATGGAGCTCGCCCGCGAATACGACGTCCGCTCCATCGCCTTTCCCGCCATCAGCACCGGCATCTATCACTTCCCACCCGATCGCGCCGCACGCATCGCCGTGGCAACGGTAAACCAAGCGCTCCAGGGCAGCGGTGTGGAACAGGTCATCTTCTGCGCTTACAACGAAGAGACGCACGCCCTGTACTGCAATCTCCTTCGCTGA
- a CDS encoding TlpA disulfide reductase family protein, which translates to MTTKTFTTALIAVALTASIATAQRPARHWAGTAVVTNNGDDITTKIPVELDLSAPAKNGSITGTFLNGDLRSPSSRGTLTGSHLKLQFHSFARTLEGDIHGDTFTGTFGGARIKKPYAVTLHRDANGRPATVFAAASKATGSRKGAAINGTWEIALPNKSEKGEDAWTMTVAPFRGDGEIRVVIQRIDGDSGALFGRFDEAAGEYHVSRFGDFGATGYTIRPNADGTLQVTNQRDPKENNVARRPEDARKEKLAPPTEATEQTTLVNPAEPLRFQGPNLTGQTISSTDAEFKGKVVIVAIGGSWCPNCHDEAPMLVELYNKYHQRGLEVVELSFEEGDQLKNPERLRAFVTKYKIPYTVLLMGTPDDLNDRLPQGKNLNAWPTSFFIGRDGLVKQIHAGFSGPATGQAYVDLRKETFALVEKLLAEPAAR; encoded by the coding sequence ATGACCACCAAGACATTCACGACCGCCCTGATCGCCGTAGCCCTCACGGCCTCCATTGCCACGGCGCAGCGTCCTGCACGACACTGGGCCGGTACCGCCGTAGTAACCAATAACGGCGACGACATTACGACGAAGATCCCGGTGGAACTGGACCTGTCCGCGCCTGCGAAAAATGGCTCGATCACCGGCACGTTTCTGAATGGCGACCTGCGCTCGCCTTCCAGCCGGGGCACCCTTACCGGATCGCACCTGAAGCTGCAGTTCCACTCCTTTGCACGCACGCTGGAGGGAGATATTCATGGCGACACGTTTACCGGTACGTTTGGCGGCGCACGCATCAAGAAGCCCTATGCTGTGACCCTGCATCGTGATGCGAACGGAAGGCCCGCGACGGTGTTTGCCGCAGCGTCGAAGGCCACTGGATCGCGCAAGGGTGCTGCCATTAATGGCACATGGGAGATTGCGCTGCCCAACAAGAGCGAAAAGGGCGAAGATGCATGGACGATGACCGTGGCGCCTTTCCGCGGCGATGGCGAGATCCGCGTGGTGATCCAGCGTATTGACGGCGATAGTGGCGCGCTGTTCGGCCGGTTTGATGAGGCCGCGGGTGAATACCACGTGAGCCGTTTTGGCGATTTTGGCGCTACGGGTTACACCATTCGTCCAAATGCGGATGGCACGCTGCAGGTGACGAATCAGCGTGATCCGAAAGAGAACAACGTAGCTCGTCGACCGGAGGACGCACGCAAGGAAAAGCTGGCGCCTCCAACGGAAGCGACGGAACAGACCACGCTGGTGAACCCCGCGGAGCCGCTGCGTTTTCAGGGACCGAATCTGACCGGGCAAACCATCAGCAGCACCGATGCGGAGTTCAAGGGCAAGGTGGTGATCGTGGCCATTGGCGGTAGCTGGTGCCCGAACTGCCACGACGAAGCGCCCATGCTGGTGGAGTTGTACAACAAGTACCACCAGCGCGGATTGGAAGTTGTGGAACTTTCGTTTGAAGAAGGCGACCAACTGAAGAACCCGGAACGGCTGCGCGCGTTCGTGACTAAGTACAAGATTCCCTACACGGTGCTGCTGATGGGCACGCCGGATGATCTGAACGACAGACTGCCGCAGGGTAAAAATCTGAACGCGTGGCCGACATCGTTCTTCATTGGCCGCGATGGCCTGGTGAAACAGATTCATGCCGGATTCAGCGGACCCGCGACGGGACAGGCCTATGTCGATCTGCGCAAAGAAACGTTTGCGCTGGTGGAGAAGCTGCTGGCAGAGCCTGCGGCCCGCTGA
- a CDS encoding MarR family winged helix-turn-helix transcriptional regulator, whose amino-acid sequence MRNITPSVQKTVKLAAELRPSILRLSRHLRREALRGGSSSVDMQLLGTLREEPGLGVSELADMEQMSRPAMSAHIKRLMQLGYVQREIAKGEVDRRRVGLSITRTGTQYLRAVSERRADWLAERLSELGAEERSALDRATKSLRLILESAGEPV is encoded by the coding sequence ATGCGTAACATCACGCCTTCGGTACAAAAGACGGTCAAACTGGCCGCCGAACTTCGCCCCTCCATTCTTCGCCTTAGCCGTCATCTTCGCCGGGAGGCTCTCCGCGGTGGAAGCTCCTCCGTGGATATGCAACTGCTGGGCACACTTCGAGAAGAACCCGGCCTGGGTGTATCAGAACTGGCAGACATGGAGCAGATGAGCCGTCCGGCCATGAGCGCCCATATCAAGCGACTGATGCAGTTGGGTTATGTTCAGCGGGAAATAGCAAAGGGAGAGGTGGACCGCCGCCGTGTGGGGCTTTCCATCACCCGAACCGGAACACAATATCTTCGCGCGGTGAGTGAACGCCGCGCAGACTGGTTGGCAGAACGCCTCTCTGAACTGGGGGCTGAGGAACGCAGCGCGCTGGATCGGGCCACAAAGTCGCTGCGGCTGATCCTGGAATCCGCGGGCGAACCCGTTTAA
- the scpB gene encoding SMC-Scp complex subunit ScpB, whose product MSLKSKIEAVIYASEEPVTLAQLVGLLAGEAQDELDTLAADQAMLPLDEGYAEFTPSEETGEDAAPEVAEAVESAAESEAAPGDENVVAEEAPALQAEESTEAAPADEQASEATEEAASSEDQAAEPSDVDPEEDKRIQRDREKAVREHIRRVVDALIREYAESDRGIEIREVASGFRMGTKPEYHDAVRGFVKSLKPPLKLTLPALETLAVVAYKQPVTAAEISEIRGVDSAGVLGGLMTRKLIATAGRKQVIGRPMLYKTTRDFLLRFGLKDVNELPSMEEFERMAGELVEQEDLPMESPDAIIEEANARGDAEMLREAAEADTDVATGEEETSAAEPDEAQVEEVSVEEDAASPEESEVPVAASVEIAVEETVVVVEEAEAAEVDQDGETQPS is encoded by the coding sequence ATGAGTCTTAAGTCGAAGATCGAAGCCGTCATTTACGCCTCGGAAGAGCCTGTTACTCTTGCCCAGCTTGTTGGCCTGCTGGCCGGTGAAGCACAGGACGAACTGGACACACTTGCCGCTGACCAGGCAATGCTGCCGCTGGACGAGGGCTACGCTGAGTTCACGCCATCCGAAGAGACGGGTGAGGACGCCGCGCCAGAGGTTGCAGAAGCGGTAGAAAGCGCCGCTGAGAGCGAAGCTGCCCCAGGCGACGAAAACGTCGTTGCAGAAGAAGCCCCGGCCTTGCAAGCGGAAGAATCAACCGAAGCTGCTCCCGCAGACGAGCAGGCGTCAGAAGCGACGGAAGAAGCCGCGTCCTCAGAAGATCAGGCAGCGGAACCGAGCGACGTCGATCCCGAGGAAGACAAGCGGATTCAGCGTGACCGCGAAAAGGCCGTGCGCGAGCACATTCGTCGCGTGGTGGACGCGCTGATCCGCGAGTATGCCGAGAGTGATCGCGGCATTGAGATTCGCGAAGTGGCCAGCGGTTTCCGCATGGGCACCAAGCCGGAATATCACGATGCGGTGCGCGGCTTTGTGAAGAGCCTGAAACCGCCGTTGAAGCTGACGCTGCCCGCGCTGGAAACACTTGCTGTTGTGGCGTACAAGCAGCCGGTAACGGCAGCGGAAATCTCAGAGATTCGTGGTGTGGATTCTGCCGGCGTGCTGGGCGGATTGATGACACGCAAGCTGATTGCCACTGCGGGCCGCAAGCAGGTCATCGGTCGACCGATGCTGTACAAGACCACGCGCGACTTCCTGCTGCGCTTTGGCCTGAAGGATGTGAACGAACTGCCGTCCATGGAAGAGTTCGAGCGCATGGCAGGCGAACTGGTTGAGCAGGAAGACCTGCCGATGGAATCGCCAGACGCCATCATCGAAGAGGCCAATGCACGCGGCGATGCGGAGATGCTGCGTGAAGCTGCGGAAGCTGATACCGATGTTGCTACGGGTGAAGAGGAAACTTCTGCCGCCGAACCAGACGAAGCGCAGGTAGAAGAAGTTTCGGTTGAAGAGGATGCTGCTTCGCCAGAGGAATCGGAAGTTCCTGTAGCTGCCTCAGTAGAAATCGCAGTGGAAGAAACAGTAGTCGTGGTTGAAGAAGCAGAAGCGGCCGAAGTAGATCAGGACGGCGAAACACAGCCGTCCTGA
- a CDS encoding flavin reductase family protein gives MRRLVATVTIVAAGDHESRAGMVATAVMSVAANPPSLAVGVNREAGVWQAIQRSGRFSVNLLSNTHTSLVLPFSGQLQGEERFSLGEWETHHTCVPYLADAVVTLFCKSEASVDYGTHTVFIGAVEDIRFSPNADEPLLWRNGSFANAVSLEDLID, from the coding sequence ATGCGCCGTCTGGTGGCCACTGTCACCATTGTGGCTGCGGGTGACCACGAGAGCCGCGCAGGCATGGTGGCAACCGCCGTCATGAGCGTCGCTGCCAACCCGCCATCACTCGCCGTCGGTGTCAATCGTGAGGCGGGCGTCTGGCAGGCCATCCAGCGCAGCGGTCGCTTCAGCGTCAACCTGCTCTCCAACACCCATACCAGTCTGGTGCTGCCCTTCAGCGGCCAGCTTCAGGGTGAGGAGCGCTTCAGCCTCGGCGAATGGGAGACGCACCACACCTGCGTGCCCTACCTGGCCGACGCCGTGGTCACCCTCTTCTGCAAATCAGAAGCTTCCGTGGACTACGGCACCCACACCGTCTTCATCGGCGCCGTGGAGGACATCCGCTTCTCCCCAAACGCTGACGAGCCGCTGCTGTGGCGCAACGGCTCGTTCGCAAATGCGGTTTCTCTGGAAGACCTGATCGACTGA
- the adhP gene encoding alcohol dehydrogenase AdhP produces MAKTMKAAVVRQFGSPLSVEEVPVPEVGPGQALLKVMSTGVCHTDLHAAHGDWPVKPAVPFIPGHEGAGYVAAVGAGVKGLREGDRVGVPWLHSACGVCEYCLKGWETLCPYQKNSGYSVNGSFAEYVLVNPNYVAHLPQSIGFSPIAPVLCAGVTVYKGLKEADVQPGQWVAISGIGGLGHLAVQYARAMGMHVVAVDVAQDKLDLAKRLGAEIVVDANEPEVAGKVIAATGGGVHGALVTAVSPAAFTLGVNLLRRMGTMSLVGLPPGEFPVSIFDLVLQRKTLRGSIVGTRMDMAECLDFAARGLVKSTYSTEKLEDINSIFDRMIAGKIDGRIVMEIAAE; encoded by the coding sequence ATGGCAAAGACGATGAAAGCGGCAGTGGTGCGGCAGTTCGGCAGTCCGCTCAGCGTGGAGGAGGTTCCCGTACCGGAGGTCGGTCCCGGACAGGCTTTGTTGAAGGTCATGTCCACCGGCGTTTGCCATACTGACCTGCACGCCGCACATGGCGACTGGCCGGTGAAGCCTGCCGTCCCCTTCATTCCCGGTCATGAGGGCGCGGGATACGTGGCTGCTGTGGGCGCAGGCGTGAAAGGCCTCCGCGAAGGCGACCGCGTCGGCGTTCCCTGGCTGCATAGCGCCTGCGGTGTCTGCGAATACTGCCTCAAAGGCTGGGAGACGCTCTGCCCGTACCAGAAAAACAGCGGCTACTCCGTCAACGGCAGCTTTGCGGAATACGTTCTGGTGAACCCGAATTATGTAGCGCATCTGCCGCAGAGCATCGGTTTTTCACCCATCGCTCCCGTTCTGTGCGCGGGCGTCACGGTTTACAAGGGGTTGAAGGAAGCCGATGTTCAACCCGGCCAGTGGGTCGCCATCTCCGGTATTGGCGGGCTGGGACATCTGGCGGTGCAATATGCCAGGGCGATGGGAATGCATGTCGTAGCCGTGGATGTGGCGCAGGACAAGCTCGATTTGGCGAAGCGGCTGGGAGCGGAGATTGTCGTGGATGCCAACGAACCCGAAGTTGCCGGAAAGGTGATCGCCGCAACCGGCGGCGGAGTCCACGGCGCGCTGGTCACGGCGGTTTCTCCTGCGGCATTCACACTTGGCGTTAACCTGCTGCGTCGCATGGGAACCATGTCATTGGTGGGCCTGCCGCCGGGAGAATTCCCCGTCTCCATCTTTGACCTCGTGCTGCAACGCAAGACGCTGCGCGGCTCCATCGTCGGCACGCGCATGGACATGGCGGAATGCCTCGACTTTGCCGCTCGGGGGCTGGTGAAATCCACCTATTCCACGGAGAAGCTGGAAGACATCAACAGCATCTTCGACCGCATGATTGCAGGCAAAATCGACGGCCGCATCGTCATGGAAATTGCAGCCGAATAA